One part of the [Synechococcus] sp. NIES-970 genome encodes these proteins:
- a CDS encoding hypothetical protein (conserved hypothetical membrane protein) gives MTDASFSSPELDIYRGYYGEFTITEGDRRDVFLYRLGLAIAAGTFALGTILALTAVDQSWAQTLVSGLFVLFCGGLGLSLAKIHIYLIPLHRLLQGFWLIGCGAAIACRLIFPEPLLLTVFNQPQTLWGIGFLFAALTGIFFKEGFCFRRLETMILTPLVPFLLLGHLTGLLPLAIAQVGFGLWSLLFVIFAARKFSQPPADDIGDKSVFDYLKKQKAT, from the coding sequence GCATCTTTTTCGTCCCCAGAGTTAGACATTTATCGTGGCTACTACGGAGAATTCACAATCACCGAGGGCGATCGCCGGGATGTTTTTCTCTATCGGCTCGGGTTGGCGATCGCGGCAGGCACATTTGCCCTCGGTACAATCCTGGCGCTCACCGCAGTCGATCAGAGTTGGGCACAAACCTTGGTTTCTGGGCTGTTTGTCCTATTCTGTGGCGGCCTAGGCCTCAGTCTGGCGAAAATCCACATTTACCTGATCCCGCTCCACCGATTGCTCCAGGGGTTTTGGCTCATCGGTTGCGGCGCGGCGATCGCCTGTCGTCTGATTTTCCCCGAACCGTTACTGCTGACTGTTTTTAACCAACCCCAAACCCTCTGGGGCATTGGCTTCCTCTTTGCGGCGTTAACGGGCATTTTTTTCAAAGAAGGCTTTTGTTTTCGTCGCCTGGAAACAATGATTCTGACGCCCCTTGTGCCCTTTCTTTTGCTGGGTCACCTGACGGGATTGTTGCCCTTGGCGATCGCCCAAGTAGGTTTTGGATTATGGAGCCTTTTATTTGTAATTTTTGCCGCCCGTAAGTTCAGCCAACCACCCGCTGACGACATTGGTGATAAAAGTGTATTTGATTACTTAAAAAAGCAAAAAGCGACCTAA
- a CDS encoding yrdC domain protein translates to MPLVTAAQLIEQVNHGQVVSFPTDTVPALAAKPDAAPLIYQLKRRSPDKPLILMTAALPEVWDYVVGSEAEKEHWQAIAQQYWPGALTLVLPASKKVSAAMNPTNSGTIGVRVPDLDLAQAILRETGPLATTSANRSGSDPLEWMGAIASEFTEIGVLDCTAQEQMGKIGSGQPSTVAQWTGKGWQILRQGSLVLSPQP, encoded by the coding sequence ATGCCCCTTGTTACTGCTGCCCAGCTCATCGAACAAGTCAACCATGGCCAAGTGGTGAGCTTCCCGACAGATACCGTGCCCGCCCTTGCTGCAAAACCAGATGCCGCTCCCCTGATTTATCAGCTCAAACGGCGATCGCCCGATAAACCGCTCATCCTCATGACGGCTGCTTTGCCAGAAGTTTGGGACTATGTGGTGGGCAGTGAGGCAGAAAAAGAACACTGGCAGGCGATCGCCCAGCAATATTGGCCGGGGGCTTTAACCCTCGTTCTCCCCGCTTCTAAGAAAGTCTCAGCCGCAATGAACCCGACCAATTCTGGCACCATTGGGGTACGCGTCCCAGATTTAGACTTAGCCCAAGCTATTTTGCGCGAAACCGGCCCCCTCGCCACCACCAGCGCCAACCGCTCCGGCAGTGATCCCCTCGAATGGATGGGGGCGATCGCCTCAGAATTTACCGAAATCGGGGTGCTCGATTGCACAGCCCAAGAACAAATGGGCAAAATCGGCAGTGGCCAGCCCTCAACCGTGGCCCAGTGGACAGGAAAAGGCTGGCAGATTCTCCGTCAAGGGTCATTGGTGCTCTCCCCCCAACCCTGA
- a CDS encoding hypothetical protein (conserved hypothetical protein), translating into MVGVIMVGAIAPGVSQHYPYYNNAFSWGQTGRDGRTGRDGRPGNQAQNQIIFADGTAQTLNLKGGDGEAGTDGEYGEAARCSSFWQRPEHNLRGADGGDGGRGGNGGNGGNGGDVTIFYQQPQDLRLIFLDNRGGTGGIEGRGGYGGQGCGCPYSSWVVETCHLEEVSSGNPEEKPKQERQCTQQRYYCTPGRNGQNAMDGARGRDGNPGTVTLVQNLTAIPTDQPSTTISLEALQRSGTTLSKNIWRSQMGLRSQLASGSQVPDTYREYVELLTAPIQLIWAAEQPQTAFRDAQFSLTLGDRQQLAVQQSGEAWLDYRVQPQGNGFQIQVNRAMQASDATQLIRQGPQRRDDDLIFNIVDLGPHSDWLDTQFHLTYRTRNPQPQFREGYIYDTRYSGQLPPTAVRQLGAEYQLRLGDLPISRDYLQSGMVVDLEITAERRFGEHQVEQVIQWRGSLP; encoded by the coding sequence GTGGTCGGGGTAATTATGGTCGGGGCGATCGCCCCTGGGGTTTCCCAGCATTATCCCTATTACAACAACGCCTTCTCATGGGGACAAACGGGGCGCGATGGCCGGACGGGTCGTGATGGTCGCCCCGGCAACCAGGCCCAAAATCAAATCATTTTTGCCGATGGTACTGCCCAAACCCTCAACCTCAAAGGCGGCGATGGCGAAGCTGGTACAGATGGGGAATATGGCGAAGCGGCCCGGTGTTCAAGCTTTTGGCAGCGCCCAGAACATAACCTTCGAGGAGCTGATGGGGGCGATGGTGGTCGGGGCGGTAACGGTGGCAACGGCGGCAATGGTGGCGATGTGACCATTTTTTACCAACAGCCCCAGGACCTCCGCCTGATTTTTTTGGATAATCGTGGTGGAACCGGAGGTATCGAAGGACGGGGCGGTTATGGTGGCCAAGGTTGTGGCTGCCCTTACTCTTCTTGGGTTGTAGAAACCTGTCATTTGGAGGAAGTCTCCAGCGGTAATCCCGAAGAAAAACCCAAACAAGAGCGGCAATGTACCCAACAGCGCTATTACTGTACCCCTGGACGGAATGGACAGAATGCAATGGATGGGGCACGGGGTAGAGACGGCAACCCTGGGACGGTGACTCTGGTACAAAATTTGACGGCAATTCCTACGGATCAGCCCAGCACGACGATTTCCCTAGAAGCCTTACAACGCTCCGGAACGACCCTCAGCAAAAATATTTGGCGATCGCAAATGGGATTACGGAGTCAATTAGCCAGCGGTTCCCAGGTGCCAGACACCTATCGAGAGTATGTTGAACTGTTGACTGCCCCAATTCAATTAATCTGGGCCGCCGAGCAACCCCAAACCGCTTTTCGGGATGCGCAATTTAGTCTTACACTGGGCGATCGCCAACAATTAGCTGTGCAGCAATCAGGAGAAGCTTGGCTAGACTATAGGGTGCAACCCCAGGGCAACGGTTTCCAGATTCAGGTGAACCGGGCAATGCAGGCCAGTGATGCAACCCAATTAATCCGCCAAGGCCCCCAAAGGAGAGACGATGATCTTATCTTTAACATTGTGGATCTTGGCCCCCATAGTGACTGGCTCGACACGCAATTTCACCTCACCTACCGCACCCGCAACCCCCAGCCCCAATTTCGGGAGGGTTACATCTATGACACCCGTTACAGCGGCCAACTGCCACCGACAGCAGTGCGGCAACTTGGTGCAGAATACCAACTGCGTCTAGGAGATTTACCCATCAGTCGCGATTATCTCCAGTCCGGGATGGTGGTGGATTTAGAAATTACGGCAGAACGACGCTTTGGGGAACATCAAGTCGAGCAAGTCATTCAATGGCGCGGCAGTTTACCGTAG
- a CDS encoding subtilase family domain protein gives MQRAIAQDFNASIGDNGIQATTLHSEPYDLLGRKIAIGQVEIGRPGQFGLDKRATWRPNLNLSQVFVLDTQATSDDYVDDHAAMVAGVMVGRDKRHLGVAPEARLFSTAIGSTMNSAQPEECLATQHITQQNGGDVRAINFSFGESLSRDPRPNPTLDGNALLTQCLDWTARVHDVLHVVAGNQGSGGIPIPTDHYNGITTAYTTRLQGDVFNKIDFANLSALPVGSGSRLIRNEINAGDRRAISLSAPGSRLNLLTSFNTMDQVSGTSFAAPHIVGTVALLQEFGDRQLKAQADQWSLDARRHEVMKAILLNSAEKIADTGDGKHLEMSRTILSKSNKTWLEGDAYSNPDIPLDIEMGTGQLNAYRAYTQFAAGQWSTAAPVPNLGWDYGKVSVRSFQDYRLATPLQQDSFVSLTLTWDRWVDLDDNNNNGQYDVGETFTDRGLNDLNLYLLPAETNDLGDAVCRSTSPVDNVEHIFCPVPQTGKYKVRVVYAEQANQASQDYAIAWWTATTP, from the coding sequence ATGCAACGGGCGATCGCCCAAGATTTTAATGCCTCTATCGGTGACAATGGCATCCAAGCTACCACCCTCCACAGCGAACCCTATGACCTTTTGGGGCGCAAAATTGCGATCGGCCAAGTAGAAATCGGCCGTCCTGGACAATTTGGCCTCGATAAACGCGCCACTTGGCGGCCTAACTTGAACCTGTCCCAGGTATTCGTCCTCGATACCCAGGCAACCTCCGATGATTATGTCGATGACCATGCCGCCATGGTCGCTGGGGTGATGGTGGGCCGCGATAAGCGCCATTTGGGCGTCGCTCCAGAAGCAAGACTTTTTTCGACGGCGATCGGTTCAACTATGAATTCGGCTCAGCCAGAAGAATGCTTAGCAACCCAGCACATTACCCAACAAAATGGCGGAGACGTGCGGGCGATCAACTTTAGCTTTGGGGAATCCCTCAGTCGTGATCCCCGTCCGAACCCAACCTTAGATGGCAATGCCCTCTTAACCCAGTGCTTGGATTGGACCGCACGGGTTCATGATGTGCTCCATGTCGTGGCCGGAAACCAAGGCAGTGGTGGCATTCCTATTCCCACGGATCATTACAACGGTATTACGACGGCCTACACTACCCGATTGCAGGGGGATGTCTTTAATAAAATTGATTTTGCGAACCTCAGTGCTTTACCTGTGGGCAGTGGTAGCCGCCTGATTCGCAATGAGATTAATGCGGGCGATCGCCGTGCGATTAGCCTCAGTGCCCCCGGTAGCCGCCTAAATTTACTCACATCCTTTAACACGATGGATCAAGTGAGCGGCACTAGTTTTGCTGCCCCCCATATTGTCGGCACTGTCGCTCTATTGCAGGAATTTGGCGATCGCCAACTGAAAGCCCAAGCCGATCAATGGAGTCTTGATGCCCGTCGCCATGAGGTGATGAAAGCTATATTGCTCAATAGCGCCGAGAAAATTGCCGATACAGGGGACGGAAAACACCTGGAAATGAGCCGCACTATCCTCAGTAAAAGTAATAAGACTTGGTTAGAAGGCGATGCCTACAGCAATCCGGATATTCCCCTCGATATCGAAATGGGCACAGGACAACTCAACGCTTACCGCGCCTATACTCAGTTTGCTGCCGGACAATGGTCAACGGCGGCCCCAGTGCCAAATCTGGGCTGGGACTATGGCAAAGTCAGCGTCCGTAGCTTTCAGGACTATCGCCTTGCAACCCCTCTCCAGCAGGATTCCTTCGTCTCCCTGACCCTCACTTGGGATCGTTGGGTTGATTTAGATGACAACAACAATAATGGCCAATACGATGTGGGGGAAACTTTTACGGACCGCGGCCTGAATGATCTAAATCTTTATCTCTTGCCAGCTGAGACTAATGATTTAGGCGATGCGGTTTGTCGCTCTACCAGCCCTGTCGATAATGTGGAGCATATTTTTTGCCCGGTGCCGCAAACCGGAAAGTACAAAGTTCGGGTTGTCTATGCTGAGCAAGCCAATCAAGCTAGCCAAGATTATGCAATCGCCTGGTGGACAGCAACAACGCCCTAG
- the pgi gene encoding glucose-6-phosphate isomerase, which yields MDTAALWQRYQDWLYYHPELEFYVDVSRMGFDGTFVDGLKPKFEKAFQDLKAIEAGAIANPDEGRMVGHYWLRNPDLAPNAELKADIVDTLEKIEKFAKAVHAGEMTAPGGAKFTDILSIGIGGSALGPQFVAEALAAVDAPLKIHFIDNTDPDGIDRTLAQVKDRLNTTLAIVISKSGGTPETRNGMVEVQNFYKTHKIDFSSHAVAITGLGSKLENVAKSEHWLTTFPMHDWVGGRTSELSAVGLVAAALQGIDIRAMLDGAKIMDDATRIPELRQNPAALLALSWYYAGNGKGEKDMVILPYKDRLLLFSRYLQQLIMESLGKEEDLDGNKVYQGIAVYGNKGSTDQHAYVQQLREGVPNFFATFIEVLGDRQGNSIDIENGATSGDFLSGFLLGTREALYDNGRDSITITVPDVDARTVGALIALYERAVTIYASLVNINAYHQPGVEAGKKAAASVLDLQKKVVNAVTTSESPLTLDSLAIKVGAVEQIEVIYKIVRHLSANGRALKLEGNPAQPSALKISRL from the coding sequence ATGGATACCGCCGCACTCTGGCAACGTTACCAAGATTGGCTCTACTACCATCCGGAACTGGAGTTTTACGTCGATGTCAGTCGGATGGGCTTTGATGGAACGTTTGTCGATGGTTTAAAACCCAAATTTGAGAAAGCATTTCAAGATTTAAAGGCGATCGAAGCCGGGGCGATCGCCAACCCCGACGAAGGGCGGATGGTAGGTCATTACTGGCTGCGCAACCCAGATCTCGCTCCCAATGCCGAACTGAAAGCGGATATTGTTGACACCCTCGAAAAAATCGAAAAATTTGCCAAGGCGGTTCATGCTGGAGAAATGACCGCTCCCGGCGGCGCGAAATTCACAGACATTCTCTCCATTGGCATTGGCGGCTCGGCCCTCGGCCCCCAGTTCGTCGCCGAAGCTCTCGCCGCTGTTGATGCCCCCCTCAAGATTCACTTCATCGATAACACCGACCCCGACGGCATTGACCGCACCCTCGCCCAGGTGAAAGACCGGCTAAATACCACCTTGGCGATCGTCATTTCTAAATCAGGTGGCACCCCCGAAACCCGCAACGGCATGGTCGAGGTCCAGAATTTCTATAAAACCCACAAAATTGATTTTTCCTCCCATGCGGTGGCGATCACCGGACTCGGTTCCAAATTAGAAAATGTGGCGAAATCTGAGCATTGGCTCACCACCTTCCCGATGCATGACTGGGTGGGCGGCAGAACCTCTGAGTTATCAGCCGTCGGTCTAGTGGCCGCCGCGTTACAGGGCATTGACATTCGAGCGATGCTCGACGGTGCAAAAATCATGGACGATGCCACCCGCATTCCTGAACTGAGACAAAACCCAGCGGCATTACTCGCCTTATCTTGGTACTACGCGGGCAACGGCAAAGGCGAGAAGGATATGGTGATTTTGCCCTACAAAGACCGCCTATTGCTCTTTAGCCGCTATTTACAGCAGCTGATTATGGAATCTCTCGGTAAAGAGGAAGATCTCGACGGCAATAAGGTCTATCAAGGGATCGCCGTCTATGGCAACAAAGGCTCCACTGACCAGCATGCCTATGTGCAACAACTCCGGGAAGGGGTGCCCAATTTCTTTGCGACATTTATCGAAGTGTTAGGCGATCGCCAAGGGAATTCTATCGATATCGAAAATGGCGCAACTAGTGGTGATTTCCTTAGTGGTTTTCTCTTGGGAACCCGAGAAGCCCTCTATGACAATGGCCGCGATTCGATCACCATTACCGTTCCCGATGTCGATGCCCGCACCGTCGGTGCCCTGATTGCCCTCTATGAACGGGCCGTCACCATCTATGCGTCTTTGGTCAATATCAACGCTTACCACCAACCTGGCGTCGAAGCTGGGAAAAAAGCAGCGGCATCGGTCCTTGATCTCCAGAAAAAAGTGGTGAATGCGGTAACAACGAGTGAGTCTCCCCTGACCCTCGATAGCCTAGCGATTAAAGTCGGGGCAGTGGAGCAAATTGAGGTTATCTACAAAATTGTTCGTCATCTGTCTGCCAACGGTCGCGCGTTGAAATTAGAGGGCAATCCGGCTCAACCTAGTGCGCTAAAAATTAGTCGTCTCTAG
- a CDS encoding hypothetical protein (conserved hypothetical protein), with translation MTTAAELSSILQAGQGTTHQALELFDSLETVALDFMWGRWRGRGIYTGHPMDGLLELSNWYGKEFIDPETVHPLLFSGRQGEIFKVAPNLKTMEIVLKLPMPKNPAFKPLLGLLNGLFKTEKSQARLRMMEYRGKVSATMIYDCLPINDSFRKINESQVFGVMDFKQSTQPFFFILERVAGQP, from the coding sequence ATGACGACCGCAGCTGAGTTATCAAGCATTTTACAAGCAGGTCAAGGCACGACCCACCAAGCCCTTGAACTCTTTGACAGCCTCGAAACCGTTGCTCTTGATTTTATGTGGGGACGTTGGCGAGGACGGGGTATCTATACAGGGCATCCGATGGATGGCCTCCTGGAACTCAGTAACTGGTATGGCAAAGAATTCATTGATCCGGAAACCGTACATCCACTGCTTTTTTCTGGTCGTCAGGGAGAAATTTTCAAAGTAGCTCCCAACCTAAAAACCATGGAGATAGTTTTGAAATTGCCCATGCCAAAAAACCCTGCCTTTAAGCCGCTTCTGGGGTTGCTCAATGGCCTATTTAAAACCGAAAAAAGCCAAGCCAGACTCCGAATGATGGAATATCGCGGCAAGGTCAGCGCCACCATGATCTATGACTGCCTGCCCATTAATGATTCCTTCAGGAAAATCAACGAAAGTCAGGTATTCGGCGTGATGGATTTCAAGCAATCCACCCAGCCATTTTTCTTTATCCTTGAGCGCGTGGCAGGTCAGCCATAG
- a CDS encoding hypothetical protein (conserved hypothetical protein (DUF29)) — translation MVANAVRWTVQDLEAMPDDGGWKRYEVIDGELIVTRAPHIFHQSAASRLHVALGNWSDQSGLGRVFEAPGVVFSPNDGVIPDVVWVSNARLETGVDESGHFTVAPELMIEILSAGKLNEQRDKEAKRKLYSLYGVQEYWVVDWRLKTIEVYRRNQAQLQLVCTLLGDDFLTSPLLPDFAIAIDQVFR, via the coding sequence ATGGTTGCCAATGCAGTTCGCTGGACAGTACAGGATCTCGAAGCCATGCCCGACGATGGCGGCTGGAAACGCTATGAAGTGATTGATGGAGAATTAATTGTGACCCGCGCGCCCCATATTTTTCATCAAAGTGCTGCCAGTCGGCTCCATGTTGCCTTAGGTAATTGGTCAGACCAATCAGGTCTTGGTCGTGTTTTTGAGGCTCCAGGGGTGGTGTTCTCTCCGAATGATGGCGTGATTCCAGATGTGGTGTGGGTGAGCAATGCGCGTCTCGAAACGGGTGTGGATGAGTCAGGGCATTTTACCGTTGCGCCGGAACTGATGATCGAAATTCTTTCGGCGGGCAAACTGAACGAGCAGCGGGATAAAGAGGCAAAGCGTAAATTGTATTCGCTCTATGGGGTGCAGGAATATTGGGTGGTGGATTGGCGACTGAAAACGATTGAAGTTTATCGACGCAATCAGGCGCAGTTACAGTTGGTCTGCACGCTACTGGGAGATGATTTTCTCACTTCACCTTTATTGCCCGATTTTGCGATCGCCATTGATCAAGTCTTTCGCTAA
- a CDS encoding cellulase M encodes MSHDFDRLFEQISTLVMHHSPSGQEMEIDHYLLGLFAKLGVHHWQDRAGNIIVKISGQNPDAGAIAITAHKDEIGAIVKQIDERTGRVEIRALGGAYPWIYGEGVMDILGDKATISGILSFGSRHVSHESPQKLLQTEKPVQWHQAWLETKCHSTELLAAGVRPGSRVVVGKHRKKPFRLKNYIASYTLDNKASLVILIELAQRLKNPPQDVYLVASAKEEMGALGALYFSQNTQLDALVALEICPLAREYAIAWGDRPVLLSQDGYGIYDEGLNQEILTAAAEINRPLQQAIIQGFGSDASIAMKFGHVCRGACLSFPTENTHGYEIAHLGAIAHCIDILFAYCQHPKM; translated from the coding sequence ATGAGTCACGATTTTGATCGCCTGTTTGAGCAAATTTCGACCTTAGTGATGCACCATTCCCCCAGTGGCCAGGAAATGGAAATTGATCACTATCTCCTCGGTCTTTTTGCCAAACTTGGGGTTCATCATTGGCAAGACCGGGCCGGTAACATCATCGTGAAAATTTCGGGTCAAAACCCGGATGCCGGGGCGATCGCCATCACCGCCCACAAAGATGAAATTGGGGCGATCGTCAAACAAATCGATGAACGCACGGGCCGGGTCGAAATTCGGGCTCTGGGCGGCGCTTACCCCTGGATCTACGGCGAAGGGGTAATGGATATCCTCGGCGATAAGGCAACGATTTCCGGGATTCTCAGCTTCGGTTCGCGCCATGTGTCCCACGAATCGCCCCAGAAGCTCTTGCAAACCGAAAAACCGGTCCAATGGCATCAGGCCTGGCTGGAAACAAAATGCCATAGCACCGAATTACTTGCCGCTGGGGTGCGTCCTGGCAGCCGGGTGGTGGTCGGCAAACATCGCAAAAAACCGTTCCGCCTGAAAAATTACATCGCCAGCTATACCCTGGACAATAAAGCTTCTCTCGTAATTCTGATTGAACTGGCCCAACGGCTCAAAAATCCGCCCCAAGATGTTTATCTAGTGGCCTCTGCCAAGGAAGAAATGGGGGCATTGGGAGCCCTTTATTTCAGTCAAAACACCCAATTGGATGCTTTGGTCGCCTTGGAAATTTGTCCTCTGGCGCGGGAGTATGCGATCGCCTGGGGCGATCGACCCGTATTACTCTCCCAAGACGGTTATGGCATCTATGACGAAGGCTTAAATCAAGAAATTCTCACCGCTGCTGCCGAAATTAACCGTCCCCTCCAACAGGCGATTATCCAGGGGTTTGGTAGTGATGCCTCGATCGCGATGAAATTTGGCCATGTATGCCGGGGTGCTTGTCTCAGTTTCCCCACCGAAAATACCCACGGTTACGAGATTGCTCACCTCGGGGCGATCGCCCACTGCATTGATATTTTGTTCGCCTATTGCCAGCATCCCAAAATGTGA
- a CDS encoding glutathione peroxidase has product MALPTALKTLDGETLSPEALENKVVLFVNVASKCGLTPQYSGLVALDQEYGDRGLVIVGVPCNQFGAQEPGSPEEIKDFTKTKYDVEFTLLEKQDVNGANRSPLYQFLVGEGPDIAWNFGKFLVGRDGNVVERFEPQTAPNDSALKAAIEKALG; this is encoded by the coding sequence ATGGCTCTACCCACAGCGTTAAAAACCTTAGACGGTGAGACCCTCAGCCCTGAAGCCCTTGAAAATAAAGTTGTTTTATTCGTTAACGTAGCCAGTAAATGTGGCCTCACGCCCCAGTACAGTGGTCTGGTGGCCCTCGATCAAGAATATGGCGATCGCGGTCTAGTGATTGTCGGTGTGCCCTGTAATCAGTTTGGTGCCCAGGAACCCGGCAGCCCCGAAGAAATTAAAGATTTCACCAAAACCAAGTACGACGTAGAGTTTACGCTCCTCGAAAAGCAGGATGTAAACGGCGCAAACCGCAGCCCTCTGTATCAGTTCCTCGTGGGGGAAGGCCCGGATATTGCTTGGAACTTTGGTAAATTCCTCGTTGGTCGTGATGGCAATGTTGTCGAACGCTTCGAGCCCCAAACTGCACCGAACGATTCTGCTCTGAAAGCTGCCATTGAAAAGGCGTTAGGTTAA
- a CDS encoding NAD dependent epimerase/dehydratase family protein: MTKKVFITGASGCIGHYLAETFIYHTDYELYLLVRSPEKLQFNTEARGGIHIIQGDLLDIEQQAEILKTINVAILAATAWGGAQESFETNVVKTAQLIDLLDPEICEQVIYFSTASILGRNNEVLTEARDFGTDYIRTKYECYQKLGTLKLAPKISVIFPTLVAGGGENKPFSHLSGGLRDHIKWISIAKFLRADGSFHFIHGEDIARVVRYLAENPPTIRFDLPPGELDPERLFVLGNEPVSANEAIAQLCAHMGHKIYFQIPLSLWLANVIIKVFRIQLAAWDRFCIDYRHFTYGKTYNPRSFGLESACPRLTDVLTSAGIPPRQRP; encoded by the coding sequence ATGACAAAAAAGGTTTTTATTACCGGCGCCAGTGGCTGCATTGGCCATTATTTGGCCGAAACATTCATCTACCACACCGATTACGAACTCTATTTGCTGGTGCGATCGCCGGAAAAATTACAATTCAACACCGAAGCTCGGGGCGGCATTCACATTATCCAAGGGGATTTGCTCGATATCGAACAGCAGGCCGAGATTCTCAAAACGATCAATGTGGCGATCTTGGCGGCGACGGCCTGGGGGGGCGCCCAAGAATCCTTTGAAACCAATGTGGTAAAAACAGCCCAGCTCATTGATCTACTCGATCCAGAAATCTGTGAGCAGGTGATTTATTTCTCCACCGCCAGCATCCTCGGGCGAAATAACGAAGTTTTAACAGAAGCCCGGGACTTTGGCACCGACTACATCCGTACAAAATATGAGTGCTACCAGAAGCTGGGCACCCTAAAATTAGCGCCAAAAATTTCTGTGATTTTCCCTACTCTGGTGGCCGGCGGCGGCGAGAATAAACCTTTTTCCCATCTATCCGGCGGTCTACGGGATCACATTAAATGGATCTCCATCGCCAAGTTTCTCAGGGCCGATGGGAGTTTTCACTTTATCCATGGCGAAGACATCGCCCGGGTGGTGCGTTACCTGGCCGAAAACCCGCCGACGATTCGCTTTGATCTGCCCCCAGGGGAGCTTGATCCAGAGCGCCTCTTTGTATTGGGCAATGAGCCGGTCAGTGCCAACGAGGCGATCGCCCAACTCTGTGCACACATGGGCCACAAAATTTATTTTCAGATCCCCCTATCCCTCTGGCTGGCGAATGTCATTATCAAAGTTTTCCGGATCCAGCTGGCCGCCTGGGACCGCTTTTGTATCGACTATCGCCACTTCACCTATGGCAAAACCTACAATCCCCGTAGCTTTGG